Within the Comamonadaceae bacterium OTU4NAUVB1 genome, the region GGGCCACGATCGTGTGCGCCGCGCTGGTGGGCCTGGCGCTGCTGTGGCTGATGCCGCTGCTCTACCACGTGCCGCAGGCCGTGCTCGCGGGGCTGGTGGTCACGGCCATCCTGGGGCTGATCAAGCCGCGCGCTTTCGTGCAGCTGTGGCGCGTCTCGCGCGTCGAGGCGGTCACGGCGGGCGTGACCTTCGCGCTCACGGTCGTGACGGCGCCCGACATCTACTGGGGCGTGCTCGCCGGCCTGCTGATGAGCCTGAGCCACTACATGTTCCGGCACCTGCACCCGCGCATCATCGAGGTCGGCCTGCACGCCGACGGCAGCCTGCGCGACCGCCACCTGTGGCACCTGCCGCCGCTGGCCCCCGACGTCTATGCGCTGCGCATGGACGCCGAGCTCGACTTCGCCTCGGCCAGCACGCTCGAACGCGCCATCGGCGAGCAGGTGGCGGCGCGGCCGGGCCTGCGCGCGGTGTGCCTGTTCGCGCAGCCCATCAACCGCATCGACGTGACCGGCGCCGAGGTCTTCGGCTCGATCCGCCAGGGCCTCGCCGCGCGTGGCATCGCGCTGTTCCTGATCGGCCTGAAGCTGCCCGCGCAGACGGTGCTGGAGAACGCCGGCCTGCTCGCGCCGGATCCGCTGCTGGCGAGCTACCGCACGGATGCCGAGGCGCTGGCGGCGCTGGCGGCCCTTCGGGACCCGGATGGACCGGCCACCGTCCGCGGTCCGCGCGAGGTGGGCGGAACCCGCGTGGTGGCCGACGCGCGCGCTCCTAGTCCTTCACCCGCCCCCGCAGGCTCTTGATCTCCGAGCGCTGGCTCTTGCCCTCCAGCCGCCGCTGCTTGGAGCCATACGACGGCTTGGTGGCGCGCCGGATGCGCGGCGGCACGGCGACGCTGTCGACCACCGCCTGCAGCCGCGCCAGCGCGTCGGCGCGGTTCATCTCCTGGGTGCGGTGCTGCTGCGCCTTGAGCACCAGCACGCCCTCCTGCGTGATGCGGCCGTCGCGCAGGGCCAGCAGCCGCTCCTTGACGTCCGGCGGCAGCGAACTGGCCGGGATGTCGTAGCGCAGGTGCACCGCGCTGGACACCTTGTTGACGTTCTGCCCGCCCGCCCCCTGAGCGCGGATGGCGCTCAGCTCGACCTCGTCGGGGTCGATGGGGATGGAGACGGCGCGCGGGTTCATGCGGCGATTGTCCCGGAACCCGGGCCGCCCGGCCCGCCGGACGGCCGCCGCGCGTCAGGCCGCCGCCAGCGCCCCTTCGACCGCCAGCGCGACCGCCGCCAGCCGGGCGTCGTCGCCGCGCACCGACGACAGCATCAGCCCGACCGGCAGTTCGCCCGCGCGCTGGCACGGCAGGCTGAAGGCGCAGCCGTCGAGGAAGTTGATCGCGAAGGTGTTGCGCAGCAGCAGGCCGTTGGCCTGGAAGAAGGCCTCGTCCGTGGCCAGCGCGTCGATGGCGGGCGCGACGATCGGCACGGTCGGGCACAGCAGCGCGTCGAAGCCCTCGAGCGCACCCTCGACGCGGCCGATCCAGTCGCGGCGGCGGTCCTGCATGACGATGTAGTCGGCCGCGGCGACCGACATGCCCAGTTCCACGCGCGCGGCGACGCGCGCGTCGAAGCGGTCGCGGTGCGCGCG harbors:
- the arfB gene encoding aminoacyl-tRNA hydrolase, yielding MNPRAVSIPIDPDEVELSAIRAQGAGGQNVNKVSSAVHLRYDIPASSLPPDVKERLLALRDGRITQEGVLVLKAQQHRTQEMNRADALARLQAVVDSVAVPPRIRRATKPSYGSKQRRLEGKSQRSEIKSLRGRVKD